The Coleofasciculus sp. FACHB-1120 DNA window CTCAACATCAATACACACTATTTTCTGCTAGATTTGCTGGTAGCTAATTAACTTTTGTCGCAGCGTGGCGTAGTCAGAATGATAGCGCTCGACTGAATTTCTAGTAGTTAATCCCGATTTCAAATTAGTTTACCAACCGCTTGAGAATGACTTAGCGTTTTTGCATTTTCCTATAGTTTTTCTTCTGCTCAGATGGGCATCTAATTAGAAGTGTGGAGAATTAGTTTTGTCCAAATTACCATTACAAACGGCGAATACCAGAAGCTAAACCATGACAGACGCCGGTAAGAAAGTCCAAATCCAGGGTTTCTATGGTGTCGCTCGGCTGATGGTAGTGTGGATTCCGCATAAATGCCGTATCTGTCACCATCATGGCTTTATAACCCAGATCCCAGAAGGGCGAATGATCGCTCAGTCGCGTTGAGCGGACCATTAAACCTTTATTCGGCACCGGCAACCATTCGCTTGGAACTCCAACTTTACGAATGTTGCGACTCAGGTGAATTAAATCAGGAATAGTCGGTAAATTGCCAATCAAAGCAATGTAATCACCCCGATTTGGGTAAAAACGTTCTAATCCAGCGGGATAGCGTTGCGAACCTAGGGCGGAATTGCAATATCCCAGCATTTCTAAGGAAAGCATCAAGCGAAGGGATTGTCCTTGTTGCTTCAAATCAGAGGCATATTGCTGACTCCCCAGCATCCCGTATTCTTCCATATCAAAAGCAACCAATCGCATCGGGTATTTTACGGGTTCTGCTGCGAAAATTCTCGCCAATTCCAATAGCGCGGCGACACCCGTGGCATTATCATCTGCTCCTGGGGTTCCGGGTGCAGCGTCATAATGTGCGCCAATAAGAATCGGTGGCTTCTGATTATTTGTAGCCGCCGGTAGATTCAGAATGAGATTCTGATGGTTTTGACCGCGAATGCTGAACTCGTGGGTTTCTACCGTTCCCCATTGTTGCAGTTGTTCGCGGATGTAGTGCTGGACGTAGAAATGCCCGGAACTGGCGAGATAGGGGTCGCGATCGCGTACTATCTGGGTGAGATGCGATCGCAAGTTTTCTTTTAAATCCAATTGTCTATTGCTCCTAAGTTTCTAACCAAGCGCTCAATTCATTTTTAAATCATTTACAGAGGAGAAATCCAACAGCGCCTCGCCTAACTCTTCTCACTGGGGAATGAATAATTGCTGAATTTTAGTTTGTAGTTCGGGAGCGATCGCGCCAGACCGACGGGTAAGCTGATGCATAATCAATGCTACCCTTTCTCGTTGCCGTCCTTTTTGCAGGGTATTTTGATAAATCACCGATTCTCGGATAATTTCCTCTCTAAACAGTTGGCTAATCAAATTTTTTTCAAAGGCTGATACTGTTTATAGTATCTACTGCCGATCCTGAGCATGGAGATTCATCTCATGACGACTTCCGCTCACCGCTCATCGAACGCTGTTTGGCTCCCTTTGTCCCTCTCAGCTTGGCAAGATACCTATCAAACGCTGCATTTGTGG harbors:
- a CDS encoding M28 family peptidase, with protein sequence MDLKENLRSHLTQIVRDRDPYLASSGHFYVQHYIREQLQQWGTVETHEFSIRGQNHQNLILNLPAATNNQKPPILIGAHYDAAPGTPGADDNATGVAALLELARIFAAEPVKYPMRLVAFDMEEYGMLGSQQYASDLKQQGQSLRLMLSLEMLGYCNSALGSQRYPAGLERFYPNRGDYIALIGNLPTIPDLIHLSRNIRKVGVPSEWLPVPNKGLMVRSTRLSDHSPFWDLGYKAMMVTDTAFMRNPHYHQPSDTIETLDLDFLTGVCHGLASGIRRL